A part of Crocosphaera sp. UHCC 0190 genomic DNA contains:
- the clpP gene encoding ATP-dependent Clp endopeptidase proteolytic subunit ClpP, translated as MKRNTTKNRNSMIPTVIETSGRGERAFDIYSRLLRERIVFLGQEVRDENANLIVAQLLFLEAEDPDKDIYLYINSPGGSVSAGLGIFDTMNQIRPDVSTICIGLAASMGAFLLSAGAKGKRMSLPNSRIMIHQPLGGAQGQATDIEIQAKEILYLKGLLNSHLASHTGQSLDKIAEDTERDFFMSAEEAQEYGLIDQVINRRPSASNPPVAVA; from the coding sequence ATCAAAAGAAACACGACAAAAAATAGAAACTCCATGATTCCTACCGTTATCGAAACCTCTGGCCGTGGTGAACGCGCTTTTGATATTTACTCCCGTCTCTTACGGGAACGCATTGTCTTTCTGGGACAAGAAGTCAGAGACGAGAATGCTAATCTCATTGTGGCCCAGTTGTTATTCCTCGAAGCAGAAGACCCCGATAAAGATATTTACCTCTATATCAACTCTCCTGGGGGTTCTGTTTCTGCGGGTCTGGGAATCTTTGATACCATGAATCAAATTCGTCCTGATGTCTCTACGATATGTATTGGACTCGCGGCCAGTATGGGGGCATTTCTCCTCAGTGCAGGGGCCAAAGGTAAACGTATGAGTCTCCCTAACTCTCGCATTATGATTCACCAACCCCTCGGTGGGGCCCAAGGACAAGCGACAGATATTGAAATTCAGGCCAAAGAAATTCTTTATCTCAAAGGACTTTTGAATAGTCATTTAGCCAGTCATACGGGACAATCGTTAGATAAGATTGCTGAAGATACAGAACGGGACTTCTTTATGTCGGCTGAAGAAGCACAAGAATATGGATTAATTGATCAAGTGATTAACCGTCGTCCTTCAGCAAGTAATCCTCCGGTTGCTGTGGCTTAA
- a CDS encoding ribonuclease R family protein — MEFSIATLLSHFSDNKLVAAKLLEKKLGCEDEESVQQLQIILDALERIGMLVKERGKYRRIPEDNVVEAKLRCSSKGFCFAIQDEEDAEDIYVRETYLSNAWNGDRVLVKIIKEGTRRRSPEGEVRLILERANPSLLAQVKKEDEDYRAIPLDDRLLFELMLQENGGNLEKAVDHLVHVSVVRYPIGDHPPVGQVTRILGSDAEAAADTDIVCCKHDLPQIFSEAIHKTAEALPTTFEPKELKNRVDWRKFLTFSFVEDLKRDCQPFIETAFTLEKTEEQYWQFGVHIVDIAHYIQPDSILDKSAKKRGSTVYLGEKVLPLFPETVIERYSLKPETDCLTLSVIMTFDKNGQLIEFNLQPTVINVDYQLTYQQAHTILSNLEQIPEQEQDLTERLKQLFFTLSPLVKAQRLQRGGFEIQLEPRSPYQDEGRVGTIIASSTVPIRSLLTELIIVAGKLVAEHLSALQLPGIYCTQPEPDWEELEDLIKLAQNLGLEVKLDPEEDIKPQDYYNLTQAFSQSSKVRVLNYLLHDTLKSSKYSSHPAPHFGLAYSDCYTHCVSPGQRYTDLLIQRVLKLLFSQGRDRRTKQSKTGVDLRSNSSHGNINWNVLPPTIQEELEDTFHLLITHLNDREKLAEDAEKDLDGLKKAEKMKERTGQVFRGLITGVQSYGFFVEIEDLLVEGLVHVSSLKDDWYEYRARHGCLVGRKNRIAYRLGDEVEVEVKSVDYYRQQIDLVTVGGGSAATNDDWDDD, encoded by the coding sequence ATGGAATTTTCAATCGCTACACTATTGTCCCATTTTAGTGATAACAAATTAGTGGCGGCCAAACTGCTAGAGAAAAAACTAGGATGTGAAGACGAAGAAAGCGTCCAACAACTGCAAATTATCCTCGACGCTCTTGAACGCATTGGAATGTTAGTCAAGGAGCGAGGAAAATATCGACGAATTCCTGAAGACAACGTCGTGGAAGCCAAATTGCGCTGTTCTAGTAAAGGGTTTTGTTTTGCCATTCAAGATGAAGAAGATGCGGAAGACATTTATGTGAGAGAAACCTATCTCAGTAATGCTTGGAATGGCGATCGCGTGTTAGTGAAAATTATTAAAGAAGGAACCCGTCGTCGTTCCCCAGAAGGAGAAGTAAGACTGATCCTCGAACGAGCTAACCCTTCCCTCTTAGCTCAAGTCAAAAAAGAGGATGAAGACTATCGGGCCATTCCCTTAGATGATCGCTTGTTATTTGAATTAATGCTCCAAGAAAATGGGGGAAATTTAGAAAAAGCGGTGGATCATTTGGTTCATGTGTCTGTGGTACGTTATCCTATTGGTGATCATCCTCCTGTGGGACAAGTAACCCGCATTTTAGGCAGTGATGCAGAAGCGGCGGCTGATACAGATATTGTCTGTTGTAAACATGATTTACCCCAAATCTTCTCAGAGGCGATCCACAAAACGGCGGAGGCGTTACCCACAACCTTTGAGCCTAAAGAGCTTAAAAATCGGGTAGATTGGCGAAAATTCCTAACCTTTAGCTTTGTTGAAGATCTCAAAAGAGATTGTCAACCCTTTATCGAAACTGCTTTTACCTTAGAAAAAACCGAAGAGCAGTATTGGCAATTTGGGGTTCATATTGTGGATATAGCCCATTATATTCAACCCGATTCTATTTTAGATAAATCAGCCAAAAAACGCGGAAGCACTGTTTATTTAGGGGAAAAAGTGCTGCCCTTATTTCCAGAAACGGTGATCGAACGCTATTCCCTCAAACCCGAAACAGACTGTTTAACCCTATCAGTGATCATGACTTTTGATAAGAATGGTCAATTGATAGAATTTAATCTACAACCCACTGTTATTAATGTTGATTATCAATTAACTTATCAACAAGCTCACACTATCTTATCCAATTTAGAGCAGATCCCTGAGCAAGAACAAGACTTAACCGAACGACTAAAGCAATTATTCTTTACCCTCAGTCCCCTGGTTAAAGCACAACGGTTACAACGGGGAGGATTTGAAATTCAATTAGAACCGAGATCTCCCTATCAAGATGAAGGAAGAGTGGGAACAATTATTGCTTCTTCTACGGTTCCTATTCGTTCTTTATTAACTGAATTGATCATTGTTGCTGGAAAATTGGTGGCGGAGCATTTATCGGCATTACAACTTCCAGGGATTTATTGTACCCAACCAGAACCTGATTGGGAAGAACTAGAAGACTTAATCAAATTAGCTCAGAATTTAGGCTTAGAGGTGAAGTTAGACCCGGAAGAAGATATTAAACCTCAAGATTACTACAACTTAACTCAAGCTTTCAGTCAATCTTCTAAGGTACGGGTATTGAATTATTTGCTTCATGACACCTTAAAATCTTCTAAATATAGTAGTCATCCGGCCCCCCATTTTGGTTTAGCTTACTCCGATTGTTACACGCATTGTGTTTCCCCTGGACAACGTTATACTGATTTATTAATTCAACGGGTCTTAAAATTACTGTTCAGTCAAGGACGTGATCGTCGCACCAAACAATCAAAAACTGGTGTAGATCTTCGCAGTAATAGTAGTCATGGCAATATTAACTGGAATGTATTACCTCCTACTATCCAGGAAGAATTAGAGGACACCTTTCATTTGTTAATCACCCATCTCAATGATCGAGAAAAGTTAGCAGAAGATGCAGAAAAAGATCTTGACGGGTTAAAGAAAGCTGAGAAAATGAAAGAAAGAACCGGACAAGTTTTTCGCGGATTAATTACAGGGGTTCAGTCCTATGGTTTCTTTGTGGAAATTGAGGATTTATTAGTAGAAGGGTTAGTTCATGTGAGTTCCCTTAAAGATGACTGGTATGAATATCGGGCCCGTCATGGTTGTTTGGTGGGCCGAAAAAATCGTATTGCCTATCGTTTAGGGGATGAAGTCGAAGTGGAAGTAAAAAGTGTAGACTATTATCGACAACAAATTGATTTAGTCACGGTTGGTGGTGGTAGTGCTGCTACAAATGATGACTGGGACGATGATTAA
- a CDS encoding DUF3153 domain-containing protein, with amino-acid sequence MNQQTNDNQTAKKGLLRSLFIPLIFSLVMVLTGCVRYDVGVNFSEQHQGEIVQHIRLAEQLTSLSQTEATKWLDSLESRAKELKGTAKKISPEEMIVRIPFSNGKDLTEKFNQFFNPKTTEIASGLKVEDSELVQLKAEMSIKQSNWVFFEQNLLNIQVDLRALGVLSKQGNIIVSPGSLVDLKFALTTPWTVKDLLKNGESLGNGSTLVDKTMIWKLQPGQLNTIEASFWVPSYIGIGTVGIVVLMLLGFYAKYQHFPGIQKAV; translated from the coding sequence GTGAATCAGCAAACAAATGACAATCAAACCGCAAAAAAAGGATTATTAAGATCCTTATTCATTCCTCTGATTTTTAGTTTAGTAATGGTCTTAACGGGATGTGTCCGTTATGATGTGGGTGTTAATTTTTCTGAGCAACATCAGGGGGAAATTGTTCAACATATTCGCTTAGCTGAACAGTTGACCAGTTTGAGTCAAACTGAGGCTACTAAATGGTTAGATAGTCTAGAAAGTCGCGCCAAAGAACTTAAAGGAACTGCCAAGAAAATTTCTCCAGAAGAGATGATTGTGAGAATTCCTTTTAGTAATGGAAAAGACTTAACTGAAAAATTTAATCAATTTTTTAATCCTAAAACCACTGAGATTGCTTCTGGTCTTAAAGTAGAAGATTCAGAGTTAGTGCAACTCAAGGCAGAGATGTCAATTAAACAAAGTAATTGGGTATTTTTTGAACAAAATCTCCTCAATATTCAAGTTGATCTAAGAGCATTAGGAGTCTTATCTAAACAGGGTAATATTATTGTTAGTCCTGGATCTTTAGTCGATTTAAAATTTGCTTTAACGACTCCTTGGACAGTTAAAGATTTACTCAAAAATGGTGAAAGTTTAGGCAATGGCTCAACTTTAGTTGATAAAACCATGATTTGGAAACTTCAACCAGGTCAACTGAATACCATTGAAGCATCTTTTTGGGTTCCCAGTTATATAGGTATTGGAACGGTGGGAATTGTTGTCTTAATGTTACTGGGATTTTATGCTAAATATCAGCATTTTCCTGGAATACAAAAAGCTGTTTAA
- the proS gene encoding proline--tRNA ligase, protein MAKEKSDLLKITKQEEDYSRWYLDIVDRAKLAEESGVRGCMIIRPEGFAIWENMQQTLDKMFKDTGHSNAYFPLFIPVSYFSKEAKHVSGFAKECAVVTHHRLTTNESGEIVVDPEAELGEPLVVRPTSETIIWSAYRKWIQSYRDLPILLNQWVNVCRWELRTRPFLRTTEFLWQEGHTAHATFAEAEAESQQMLEVYKTFVQDYLAIPVLAGRKTENEKFPGAEHTYTIETMTQDKRAIQVATSHNLGTTFAKAFDVTYLSAEGTQEYPFATSWGITTRLIGTLIMVHSDNQGFVCPPRIAPLQVVGVPIFRKEAEKENVLAKFQELQAEFKTLDKFSFKVDERENLSPGFKFNDWELKGIPLRMEMGPRDLQNGNVVLVRRDTGEKIIVPQSELKSKIPELLEDIQTSLFQKAQEFQGQNTYSVSTYEEFKTGIETKPGFYLVYFDGSPEDEETIQEETKATGRCIPLGETSKPGKCFYTGKQTNQQVVFARAY, encoded by the coding sequence ATGGCTAAGGAAAAATCTGATTTACTGAAAATAACCAAGCAAGAGGAAGATTATTCTCGCTGGTACTTGGATATTGTAGACAGAGCCAAATTAGCGGAAGAATCTGGGGTTCGCGGGTGCATGATAATCAGGCCAGAAGGATTTGCGATTTGGGAGAATATGCAGCAAACCTTAGATAAGATGTTTAAGGATACTGGCCATTCCAATGCTTACTTTCCCCTGTTTATCCCTGTCAGCTATTTTTCTAAGGAAGCAAAGCACGTTTCGGGTTTTGCCAAAGAATGCGCCGTTGTTACCCATCATCGCTTAACTACCAATGAATCAGGGGAAATTGTCGTCGACCCTGAAGCTGAATTAGGGGAACCCTTAGTCGTCAGACCTACCAGTGAGACAATTATCTGGTCAGCTTACCGCAAATGGATTCAAAGTTATCGAGATTTACCGATTCTTTTAAATCAATGGGTCAATGTTTGTCGTTGGGAACTGAGAACTAGACCTTTTTTACGCACCACTGAATTTCTGTGGCAAGAAGGCCATACTGCTCATGCTACCTTTGCAGAAGCTGAAGCGGAATCTCAGCAAATGCTTGAGGTTTACAAAACCTTTGTACAAGACTATTTAGCCATTCCTGTTTTAGCGGGTCGTAAAACTGAAAATGAGAAGTTTCCAGGGGCGGAACATACTTATACAATTGAAACGATGACCCAGGACAAACGGGCCATACAAGTTGCTACCAGTCATAATTTGGGAACGACTTTTGCCAAAGCATTTGATGTGACTTATTTATCTGCTGAGGGAACCCAAGAATATCCTTTTGCTACCAGTTGGGGCATTACTACCCGATTAATTGGTACTTTAATCATGGTGCATTCCGATAATCAAGGATTTGTGTGTCCGCCGAGAATTGCGCCTTTACAGGTGGTTGGTGTGCCAATTTTCCGTAAAGAGGCAGAAAAAGAGAATGTCTTGGCAAAATTTCAAGAATTACAAGCAGAGTTTAAAACCCTTGATAAGTTTTCTTTTAAAGTTGATGAAAGGGAAAATTTAAGCCCAGGATTTAAGTTTAATGATTGGGAATTAAAAGGCATTCCGTTACGCATGGAAATGGGGCCCAGAGACTTACAAAATGGCAATGTTGTCTTAGTGCGTCGTGATACGGGAGAGAAAATTATTGTTCCCCAAAGCGAGTTAAAATCGAAGATTCCAGAGCTATTAGAAGACATTCAGACTAGCCTTTTCCAAAAAGCCCAAGAGTTTCAGGGTCAGAATACTTATTCAGTCTCAACTTATGAAGAATTTAAGACAGGAATTGAGACAAAGCCAGGGTTTTATTTAGTTTACTTTGATGGCAGTCCTGAAGATGAAGAAACCATTCAAGAGGAAACAAAAGCAACTGGCCGTTGTATACCGTTAGGGGAAACCAGTAAACCAGGTAAATGTTTTTATACAGGTAAACAAACTAATCAACAAGTTGTCTTTGCGAGAGCTTATTGA
- a CDS encoding DUF2283 domain-containing protein: METRDLDENTLIDLDQNGQLCSMTIEHAKERVGIPEIEYQTITLQSPSK, from the coding sequence GTGGAAACAAGAGATTTAGATGAAAATACCTTAATAGATTTAGATCAAAATGGCCAGCTTTGTAGCATGACCATTGAACACGCAAAAGAGAGGGTTGGCATTCCTGAAATCGAATATCAAACAATTACTTTACAATCCCCTTCTAAATAA
- a CDS encoding exonuclease domain-containing protein, giving the protein MKDFIVLDTEGKDLLKEIAVIDSQGKLIYEAFSQENLDNYDIKFNRKPLKEILNDFSQLSHNKLIIGHHISCDLKVLQNSYIKFGIDWVASDFNCSLELAKNCFPNFPSYSLEYLSKKLELKVNNSYFNSKKAHNARYDAQFTYQLYRKILAKKAMTSYTINPFGSNRVDNPFQDHVDLSSIYQDEYRILESIIEDIKYDKNHQSKGAIIIGEPGSGKTHLIMRLAKNRLKFNRLLFIRCPNNSQAVLYHIYSRILESFVHEVPGTKYSQIEHLLAHSFVKLISHNTFMNLNQKDLYIIECVKENSLDLYEKLGAEDSSKKIGYWQHIEKRTNEWWFNEYGLSGYAPQIIKGIVKFCSYQERKRKELVTRWLAAESLAKEDLELIGLEDWSEEISKEDFSLQAISVFSKLSLLDEPLIIVFDQLESLGLRPNETILFRFGEAVKEIFTHVPNSLIILNLFPDRWQQFQEKIDRAMIDRSSQHQIYLKSPNDQELKGILELRSQDEGIDLTELFTSEEIKDIVDQTSIRAMLNRASDYYRFKVNNIPLPEPINSNENKQNYQSFSLETRVIRIENQLSELQKLFKQLGGFFDNHESFIITNDVASPDIIPSVLESKKSTNSPSKVIKTEVIPTVIDIKDSPIINTIKDRLQEFLEKNKAILNQEYQKLQIISESDDIGKLMGILVAFKPVLNLEIDHLLLGNRKVPDHCLIEKDSKKVFIGFLHSDGAAFTSRIKNCNELVVTNKIIQFQLWRDARQTAISGKGGNNQIDMLNNSANGKFCIMEKEDRIQFELIYKVITDIQNRDLEIELEQALRFLLSEMTESWLIKTLL; this is encoded by the coding sequence ATGAAAGACTTTATTGTTCTTGATACTGAAGGAAAAGACTTATTAAAAGAAATTGCTGTTATTGATAGTCAAGGAAAATTGATTTATGAAGCATTTTCTCAAGAAAATCTCGATAATTATGACATAAAATTTAATCGGAAACCTCTCAAGGAAATTCTCAATGATTTTTCACAATTATCCCATAATAAATTAATTATTGGTCATCATATTAGCTGCGATCTTAAAGTTTTACAAAATAGTTATATTAAATTTGGTATTGATTGGGTTGCTTCAGATTTTAATTGTAGTTTAGAATTAGCTAAAAACTGTTTTCCAAACTTTCCCAGTTATTCCCTTGAATATTTAAGCAAAAAATTAGAACTCAAGGTAAATAACAGTTATTTCAACTCAAAAAAAGCTCATAATGCCAGATATGATGCTCAATTCACTTACCAACTTTATCGAAAAATATTAGCTAAAAAAGCCATGACATCCTATACCATTAATCCTTTCGGAAGCAATAGAGTTGATAATCCTTTTCAAGATCATGTTGATTTAAGTTCAATTTATCAAGATGAATATAGAATTTTAGAATCTATTATTGAAGATATCAAATATGACAAAAATCATCAAAGTAAAGGGGCTATTATTATTGGTGAACCTGGAAGCGGAAAAACACACTTAATTATGCGATTGGCCAAAAATCGCTTAAAATTCAACCGTTTATTATTTATTAGATGTCCCAATAATTCTCAAGCTGTTCTTTATCACATTTATAGTCGAATTCTAGAATCTTTTGTCCATGAAGTTCCAGGAACAAAATATTCTCAAATTGAGCATTTATTAGCCCATAGTTTTGTTAAGCTAATTAGTCATAATACTTTTATGAATCTTAATCAAAAAGATCTCTATATTATAGAGTGTGTGAAAGAAAATTCCTTAGATTTATATGAAAAATTAGGGGCAGAAGATAGTAGTAAAAAAATAGGTTATTGGCAACATATTGAAAAACGAACCAATGAATGGTGGTTTAATGAATATGGACTCTCTGGTTATGCTCCTCAAATTATTAAAGGAATTGTTAAATTTTGTTCCTATCAAGAACGAAAAAGAAAAGAATTAGTAACTCGTTGGTTAGCGGCTGAATCATTAGCTAAAGAAGATTTAGAGTTAATTGGATTAGAAGATTGGAGTGAAGAAATTAGTAAAGAAGATTTCTCTTTACAAGCAATCTCCGTATTTAGTAAATTATCTTTACTAGATGAACCTTTAATTATTGTTTTTGATCAATTAGAATCTTTAGGTTTAAGACCTAATGAAACTATCTTATTTCGGTTTGGTGAAGCTGTCAAAGAAATTTTCACTCACGTTCCCAATAGTTTAATTATTCTCAATCTTTTTCCTGATCGATGGCAGCAGTTTCAAGAAAAGATTGATCGTGCAATGATTGATAGATCATCTCAACATCAAATTTACTTAAAATCTCCTAATGATCAAGAATTAAAAGGTATTTTAGAATTAAGATCTCAAGATGAGGGAATTGATTTAACTGAGCTATTTACATCAGAAGAAATCAAAGATATTGTTGATCAAACATCAATTCGTGCCATGTTAAATCGAGCTTCAGATTATTATCGATTTAAGGTTAATAATATTCCTCTTCCTGAGCCAATTAATTCCAATGAAAATAAGCAAAATTATCAATCATTTTCTTTAGAAACAAGAGTAATAAGGATTGAAAATCAGTTATCTGAACTTCAAAAATTATTTAAACAATTAGGAGGATTTTTTGATAATCATGAATCCTTTATTATTACTAATGATGTTGCTTCACCTGATATTATTCCTTCAGTTCTTGAGAGCAAAAAATCAACAAATTCTCCTAGTAAAGTTATTAAAACTGAGGTGATACCCACAGTGATTGATATCAAAGATTCACCTATTATTAACACAATTAAAGACAGATTGCAAGAATTTTTAGAAAAAAATAAAGCAATTCTTAATCAAGAATATCAAAAACTACAAATCATTAGTGAAAGCGATGATATTGGTAAATTAATGGGAATTTTAGTAGCGTTTAAACCCGTCTTAAACCTTGAGATTGATCACTTACTATTAGGTAATAGAAAAGTACCGGATCACTGTCTAATTGAAAAAGACTCTAAAAAAGTATTTATTGGATTTTTACATAGTGATGGAGCGGCTTTTACTTCTCGTATCAAAAACTGTAATGAGTTAGTTGTTACCAACAAAATTATCCAATTTCAACTATGGAGAGATGCTAGACAAACTGCTATTAGTGGGAAAGGGGGAAACAATCAAATTGATATGCTCAATAATTCTGCTAACGGAAAATTTTGTATCATGGAAAAAGAAGATAGAATACAATTTGAACTAATTTATAAGGTAATTACTGACATTCAAAATAGAGATTTAGAGATAGAATTAGAACAAGCTTTAAGGTTTTTATTGTCAGAAATGACAGAATCTTGGTTAATTAAAACTTTATTATAA
- a CDS encoding BrnA antitoxin family protein, producing MFAKAVIRRGVPNAKAKTQATVPIDRHVLEWFKSQGPSYQTEINQLLRAYMEAHQ from the coding sequence ATGTTTGCTAAAGCAGTTATACGGCGTGGTGTACCCAATGCAAAAGCCAAAACTCAAGCTACAGTCCCTATTGATAGGCATGTATTAGAGTGGTTTAAGTCTCAAGGGCCGAGTTATCAAACAGAGATCAACCAATTACTAAGAGCTTATATGGAAGCGCATCAATAA
- the nblS gene encoding two-component system sensor histidine kinase NblS, with protein sequence MAAATLAVSLLMSGLTFWAVNSIQQDAQLSDTRFGRDLGLLLASNVAPLIAEDNLTDVARFSSRFYQSTSSIRYMIYADKDGQIFFGIPYSAAEVQNSLTIKRRIELPDADFENDSLPMVRQHQSPNGEVTDVFVPLKHDGQYLGILAIGINPNPTVVNSSNLTRDVTIAVFVAIWAMVILGAVFNALTITRPIKELLVGVKNIATGNFKQRINLPFGGELGELIFSFNEMAERLESYEEQNIEELTAEKAKLDTLVSTIVDGAILLDTNLHLLLVNPTARRMFGWEGQKFIGSNILELLPSELTNQLTIPLQQMVQSDPETSEESDRENKETKQEKSKIETGISPEEFRIPLTQPNQRVVRVLLTQVFDQHRETLKGIAMTVQDITREVELNEAKSQFISNVSHELRTPLFNIKSFIETLSEFGEDLTETERKEFLETANHETDRLTRLVNDVLDLSRLESAKTYYLNGVDLSQLIEQTLRSYQLNAKDKGLELNQEIEANLPLVLGHYDLLLQVITNLVGNALKFTPSGGKIVIRAYHLEGHSHLFNQKSFVRIEISDTGIGIDTEDQEAIFDRFFRVENRVHTLEGTGLGLSIVKNIIDKHHSRINLISEVGVGTTFWFDLAVYTERCPNSEGKNDETDLPRSFKSNPSRSLF encoded by the coding sequence ATGGCAGCAGCGACCCTGGCCGTCTCCTTGTTGATGAGTGGTTTAACCTTTTGGGCCGTCAATAGCATTCAACAAGATGCCCAATTAAGTGATACACGCTTTGGTCGAGATTTAGGGTTATTGCTGGCCTCTAACGTTGCTCCTTTAATTGCTGAAGACAATTTAACCGATGTCGCAAGGTTTTCGAGTCGCTTTTACCAAAGTACCTCCAGCATACGCTATATGATTTATGCCGATAAAGATGGGCAAATTTTCTTTGGTATTCCCTATTCGGCGGCAGAAGTTCAAAATTCCTTGACAATTAAACGTCGTATTGAGTTACCAGATGCTGACTTTGAAAATGATAGCTTACCTATGGTACGTCAGCATCAAAGTCCTAATGGGGAGGTTACAGATGTCTTTGTCCCCCTCAAACATGACGGTCAATATTTAGGAATTTTAGCCATTGGCATTAATCCTAATCCTACCGTCGTTAACTCCTCTAATTTAACCCGTGATGTGACTATTGCTGTATTTGTTGCGATTTGGGCTATGGTAATTTTAGGGGCTGTTTTTAATGCCTTAACCATCACTCGTCCCATTAAAGAATTGCTAGTAGGCGTAAAAAATATTGCAACAGGTAATTTTAAACAGCGAATTAATCTTCCTTTTGGGGGTGAATTAGGGGAATTAATTTTTAGCTTTAATGAAATGGCAGAACGTCTGGAAAGTTATGAAGAACAAAATATTGAAGAATTAACCGCAGAGAAAGCAAAATTAGACACCTTAGTTTCGACCATTGTCGATGGCGCAATTCTATTAGATACTAATTTACATTTACTCTTAGTTAATCCCACAGCGCGGCGTATGTTTGGTTGGGAAGGACAAAAATTCATTGGGAGTAATATTCTAGAACTATTGCCGAGTGAATTAACCAATCAATTGACGATTCCTTTGCAACAAATGGTACAAAGTGATCCGGAAACTTCAGAAGAATCTGACAGAGAGAATAAGGAAACTAAGCAAGAGAAATCTAAAATAGAAACAGGAATATCTCCAGAAGAATTTCGGATTCCTTTAACTCAACCTAATCAACGAGTTGTTCGTGTGCTTTTAACGCAAGTCTTTGATCAACATAGAGAAACCTTGAAAGGGATTGCAATGACGGTACAAGATATTACCCGTGAAGTCGAATTAAATGAAGCAAAAAGTCAATTTATTAGTAATGTTTCCCATGAGTTAAGAACACCATTATTTAATATAAAATCTTTCATTGAAACTTTATCTGAATTTGGGGAAGATTTGACAGAAACCGAACGCAAAGAGTTTCTAGAAACGGCAAATCATGAAACTGATCGCCTGACTCGTTTAGTCAATGATGTGTTAGATTTATCTCGTTTAGAATCGGCTAAAACCTATTATCTTAATGGCGTTGATCTTTCACAATTAATTGAGCAAACCTTACGCAGTTATCAACTGAATGCTAAAGACAAAGGATTAGAGTTAAATCAAGAAATTGAGGCTAATTTACCCCTCGTTTTAGGACATTATGATTTATTGCTACAGGTGATTACTAATTTAGTGGGAAATGCCCTGAAATTTACACCATCGGGGGGGAAAATTGTTATTCGGGCCTATCATTTAGAAGGTCATTCTCACCTTTTCAATCAAAAATCTTTTGTAAGAATTGAAATTTCTGATACAGGAATTGGTATTGATACTGAAGATCAAGAAGCAATTTTTGATCGCTTTTTCCGAGTCGAAAATCGGGTTCATACCTTAGAAGGAACGGGACTAGGTTTATCTATTGTTAAAAATATTATTGATAAACATCATAGTCGAATCAATCTGATTAGTGAGGTGGGAGTTGGAACCACTTTTTGGTTTGATTTAGCGGTTTATACAGAACGGTGTCCAAATTCAGAGGGGAAAAATGATGAAACCGATTTACCGAGAAGTTTCAAAAGCAATCCCAGTCGTTCATTATTTTAA
- a CDS encoding zinc ribbon domain-containing protein: MSNCPKCQQPVETQAIECPYCKTILKAYGHPGIPLYQASQDEFLCDRCTYHEDDSCNYSKRPYAKTCTLYYDKTQPLVMEETITLTPSNPIKIIQRWCYRNRALLLIIGLIGISLLIALLN, encoded by the coding sequence ATGTCTAATTGTCCTAAATGTCAGCAACCTGTTGAGACTCAAGCGATTGAATGTCCTTATTGTAAGACAATACTTAAAGCTTATGGACATCCAGGAATTCCGTTATATCAAGCGAGTCAAGATGAATTTTTATGCGATCGCTGTACCTATCATGAGGACGATAGCTGCAATTATTCTAAACGTCCCTACGCTAAAACCTGTACTCTCTATTATGATAAAACTCAACCTTTAGTCATGGAAGAAACTATCACATTAACCCCTAGTAACCCTATTAAGATTATACAACGATGGTGTTATCGAAATAGAGCTTTACTCTTAATTATCGGATTAATTGGTATTAGTTTATTAATTGCTTTATTGAATTAA